The following nucleotide sequence is from Methanomassiliicoccales archaeon.
AGGAAGCTGAAGAGGCAGAACCTGTGGCCGGGGTGAAAAGAAAGATGCTCTCATGTGGGGAGCGCGTCCAGATCATCGAATTCTTTCTCCCCAAAGGAGCGGCATTCCCCTTGCACACTCACCCTCATGAACAGACGGGATACATAGCTAGCGGAAAGCTCCATGTGAGGATAGGAAATGAGGAGGCTGACTTGGGTCCTGGAGACGGGTACTTCGTACCTTCCAATATGGAAC
It contains:
- a CDS encoding cupin domain-containing protein → MFFWYKEAEEAEPVAGVKRKMLSCGERVQIIEFFLPKGAAFPLHTHPHEQTGYIASGKLHVRIGNEEADLGPGDGYFVPSNMEHGTMAIENCVNIDVFSPPRDEYRDR